The Ruania alba genome has a window encoding:
- a CDS encoding nucleoside 2-deoxyribosyltransferase produces the protein MTLTVYLAGPEVFLHDGRELIEHKRELACTYGFAPAELHGEFAAHADTDHLGLAISRRNEVLMDSADLCIANLTPFRGISADPGTVYEVGYMIASKKPTFAYTNDPRSYADRVAEVFGPLEESDGALRLADGGVVENHGWSDNLMMEGGIASRGWAMVRTTVRPEDLWRDLEVFTECLDRARSALRTDH, from the coding sequence GTGACATTGACCGTCTATCTCGCCGGCCCTGAGGTATTCCTCCACGACGGCCGTGAACTCATCGAACACAAGCGAGAGCTGGCCTGTACCTACGGCTTCGCTCCCGCCGAGTTGCACGGTGAGTTCGCGGCGCACGCCGACACCGATCACCTCGGATTAGCTATCAGCCGTCGCAACGAGGTACTGATGGACTCGGCCGACCTGTGCATCGCCAATCTCACACCCTTCCGCGGCATCAGCGCCGATCCGGGCACCGTCTACGAGGTCGGGTACATGATTGCCAGCAAGAAGCCCACCTTCGCCTACACGAACGACCCGCGCAGCTACGCCGATCGGGTAGCCGAGGTGTTCGGCCCCCTCGAGGAGTCAGACGGGGCGCTGCGGCTCGCCGATGGCGGGGTCGTGGAGAACCACGGCTGGTCCGACAACCTCATGATGGAAGGCGGTATCGCGTCGCGCGGCTGGGCGATGGTCCGCACCACTGTCCGCCCAGAGGACCTGTGGCGGGATCTGGAGGTGTTCACCGAGTGCCTCGACCGCGCCAGATCTGCCTTGCGCACCGACCACTGA
- the deoC gene encoding deoxyribose-phosphate aldolase — protein MTVTSPARSTSGGTHPATRTADQVAADATAVVGSADLSNRALRTFLHGLPGVDKVGLDGRAAVLGTRSIKTTSKAWALDMVIAMIDLTTLEGADTPGRVRSLVAKARTPEPGDLSCPRPAAVCVYGDMVTVAKEAVGSSPINVAAVATAFPAGRAGHTSRLADTTDAVEAGAEEIDMVIDRGAFLSGDYRKAFDDIVAVREICQQRTGEPAHLKVILETGELSTYDNVRRASWLSMLAGADFIKTSTGKVSPAATLPVTVLMLEAVRDFLAATGVQVGVKPAGGIRTSKDAIKYLVAVNEVAGEAWLDPAFFRFGASSLLNDVLLQRQKLAHGAYSGPDYATID, from the coding sequence ATGACTGTGACGTCCCCAGCGCGCTCGACCAGCGGCGGCACCCACCCGGCCACGCGCACGGCGGATCAGGTCGCGGCGGACGCGACTGCCGTCGTCGGATCGGCCGACCTGAGCAACCGCGCCTTGCGCACCTTCCTGCACGGCCTGCCGGGCGTGGACAAGGTGGGCCTGGATGGCCGGGCGGCCGTGCTCGGCACGCGGTCGATTAAGACCACGTCGAAGGCGTGGGCACTCGACATGGTCATCGCGATGATCGACCTCACCACGCTCGAAGGCGCCGACACCCCGGGTCGGGTGCGTTCCCTCGTCGCGAAGGCGCGCACCCCGGAACCGGGCGATCTCTCCTGCCCCCGACCGGCCGCCGTCTGCGTGTACGGGGACATGGTGACCGTGGCGAAGGAGGCCGTAGGCTCGTCACCGATCAACGTGGCAGCCGTGGCGACGGCGTTCCCCGCCGGGCGAGCAGGACACACCTCCCGTCTCGCTGACACCACCGATGCGGTGGAGGCCGGCGCCGAGGAGATCGACATGGTGATCGACCGGGGCGCCTTCCTGTCCGGCGATTACCGGAAGGCCTTCGATGACATCGTCGCCGTCCGGGAGATCTGCCAGCAGCGCACCGGAGAACCCGCGCACCTGAAGGTGATCCTGGAGACCGGCGAGCTGTCCACCTATGACAATGTGCGCCGCGCCTCCTGGCTCTCCATGCTGGCCGGGGCCGACTTCATCAAGACCTCCACCGGGAAGGTCTCCCCCGCCGCGACCCTGCCGGTGACGGTGCTCATGCTCGAGGCAGTGCGCGACTTCCTCGCCGCCACCGGAGTGCAGGTGGGGGTGAAACCCGCCGGTGGGATCCGCACCTCCAAGGATGCGATCAAGTACCTGGTGGCCGTGAACGAGGTAGCCGGGGAAGCATGGCTGGACCCGGCGTTCTTCCGGTTCGGCGCTTCCTCACTGCTCAACGATGTGCTGCTGCAGCGCCAGAAGCTCGCCCACGGCGCCTACTCCGGCCCCGACTACGCCACGATCGACTGA
- a CDS encoding ribokinase yields the protein MNARVPDSGVLVVGSATIDVTARSARSPRPGETVRGGGSTLVPGGKGANQAIASAASGAPTYFVGCVGTDAFGTMINDELSDHRIDLSHLIPVEGPTGLAHIRVTEDGENDIVIVPNANAALTVENVDTAVASTRRNCRVLLTQLETPLDIVAHTLQCGRSAGLTTILDPAPAAPLPEKIWALVDIVTPNETEATELTGIQVTDVESAVTAGHWFTAHGVGTAIITRAGDGAVVVTKSDSHALDAQHEIVVVDTTAAGDAFAGYLAGSLAAGLTPDDAVRRGMAAGTLAVTVAGASPSIPTAGDVDALLDRGADRDLTPATIQGHS from the coding sequence ATGAATGCTCGCGTTCCTGACTCCGGCGTCCTCGTCGTAGGCAGCGCGACGATCGACGTCACTGCCCGGAGCGCCCGAAGCCCGCGCCCAGGAGAGACGGTCCGAGGTGGCGGTTCCACGCTCGTTCCCGGCGGGAAAGGCGCCAATCAGGCCATCGCTTCGGCAGCGAGCGGCGCGCCCACCTACTTCGTCGGCTGCGTGGGCACCGATGCCTTCGGGACGATGATCAACGACGAGCTCTCCGATCACAGGATCGACCTGAGCCATCTCATTCCTGTCGAAGGGCCGACCGGCCTCGCCCATATTCGCGTGACCGAGGACGGAGAGAACGACATCGTCATCGTCCCGAACGCGAATGCGGCGCTGACAGTCGAGAACGTCGACACCGCGGTGGCATCGACTCGACGGAACTGCCGCGTGCTGCTGACACAGCTGGAGACACCGTTGGACATCGTGGCTCACACGTTGCAGTGCGGACGCTCGGCAGGTCTGACCACAATCCTGGACCCAGCGCCAGCAGCGCCACTACCCGAGAAAATCTGGGCCCTGGTGGACATCGTGACGCCGAACGAGACCGAGGCCACCGAACTCACCGGGATCCAGGTAACGGACGTCGAGAGTGCCGTGACCGCGGGCCACTGGTTCACCGCCCACGGTGTGGGCACGGCGATCATCACTCGGGCTGGGGACGGGGCTGTCGTCGTCACCAAGTCCGACTCTCACGCCCTCGATGCCCAACACGAGATCGTCGTGGTCGACACGACGGCGGCCGGTGACGCGTTTGCGGGCTACCTGGCCGGCTCGTTGGCTGCTGGACTCACCCCCGACGACGCCGTCCGACGTGGGATGGCCGCCGGCACCCTCGCCGTCACCGTCGCAGGTGCCTCACCAAGCATCCCCACAGCTGGCGACGTCGACGCCCTCCTGGACCGGGGAGCAGATCGAGATCTTACCCCCGCGACAATCCAGGGGCACTCGTGA